In Carya illinoinensis cultivar Pawnee chromosome 6, C.illinoinensisPawnee_v1, whole genome shotgun sequence, a single genomic region encodes these proteins:
- the LOC122314381 gene encoding F-box protein At1g67340-like: MRTRGGVCYPRVGDVFLPSEKRLVVKRRDFDGEHMARRKRKRISPDVPSDSDLFDALPDDLVIYILCKLSSTATCPSDLINVLITCKKLNGLGLHSLVLSKASQKTFAIRAKNWSESAHRFLKQCADSGNTEACYTLGMIRFYCLHNRGSGASMMAKAAISSNAQALYSLAVIQFNGSGGSKNDKDLRAGVALCARAAFLGHIDALRELGHCLQDGYGVRQNITEGRRFLVQANARELAAVISSAAASRVPTRSCFTWNPLPHPHLPPRDMSCGSCPLLSDFGCNVPAAEAHAANRFMTEWFAVRGGSPGPGLRLCSHVGCGRPETRRHEFRRCSVCGTVNYCSRACQALDWKMRHKADCTPTERWLDDDGEVEGNGNGDAEEGDGGVNGNDDNGIGES, encoded by the exons ATGAGAACGAGGGGAGGGGTTTGTTACCCTCGAGTAGGAGACGTCTTTCTGCCCTCGGAAAAGAGACTAGTGGTAAAGAGAAGAGATTTCGACGGAGAACACATGGCTCGCCGGAAAAGGAAGCGGATTTCGCCTGATGTTCCCTCAGATTCTGACTTGTTCGATGCCTTGCCTGACGATCTTGTCATTTATATTCTCTGTAAACTCAGCTCCACCGCTACATGCCCCTCCGACCTCATTAACGTTCTGATAAC GTGCAAGAAGTTAAACGGCTTAGGTCTCCATTCCTTAGTCTTATCTAAAGCTTCCCAGAAAACGTTTGCCATTAGAGCGAAGAACTGGTCGGAGTCCGCTCACCGCTTCCTGAAACAGTGTGCCGATTCTGGAAACACCGAGGCCTGCTACACTCTTGGCATG ATTCGATTCTACTGTTTGCATAACCGAGGAAGTGGAGCATCGATGATGGCCAAGGCCGCGATTAGCTCTAACGCGCAGGCCCTGTACTCCTTGGCCGTGATACAGTTCAACGGCAGCGGGGGATCCAAGAATGATAAGGATCTCCGAGCCGGCGTAGCTCTCTGTGCGCGGGCTGCCTTCCTTGGTCACATCGACGCACTCCGCGAGCTCGGTCACTGCCTACAGGACGGATACGGTGTGCGTCAGAACATCACCGAGGGACGCCGGTTTCTCGTCCAAGCTAACGCCCGCGAGCTCGCTGCCGTGATCTCCTCCGCTGCTGCTTCACGTGTTCCCACGCGCTCTTGCTTCACTTGGAACCCACTTCCACATCCACATCTACCTCCCCGGGACATGAGCTGCGGTAGCTGTCCGTTGCTGAGCGACTTCGGGTGCAACGTCCCAGCTGCGGAAGCCCATGCGGCGAACCGTTTCATGACAGAGTGGTTCGCCGTTCGGGGAGGGTCTCCGGGTCCGGGTCTAAGGCTCTGCTCGCACGTAGGTTGTGGGCGACCAGAGACAAGGAGGCACGAGTTTCGTCGATGTTCAGTGTGTGGGACCGTCAACTACTGCTCACGCGCGTGTCAGGCCCTCGATTGGAAGATGCGCCACAAGGCTGACTGCACGCCTACTGAGCGGTGGTTGGATGATGACGGAGAGGTTGAAGGTAATGGTAATGGCGACGCCGAAGAGGGCGACGGCGGGGTGAATGGGAACGACGACAACGGCATTGGTGAGAGTTAA